The Rhinoraja longicauda isolate Sanriku21f chromosome 28, sRhiLon1.1, whole genome shotgun sequence DNA segment AAACGTGCCAAGAGGAAGACCAAGGGCCCGCAGATGACCAAAAAGGACACAGTGTCCAAGTTAATCTTGCAAGCAGTGGCAGCTACGCATGAGCGACGTGGGCTCTCGTTAGTCAGTGTCAAGAAGATGCTCTCGGGCAGTGGTTACGACGTGACGAAGAACAACTCTCGGATCAACCACGCGGTCAGGACCCTGATGAACAAGGGCTCCTTAGTGAACGTCACGGGCACGGGCGCCTCCGGCTCCTTCAAACTGAGCAAGGAGCAGAAGGATGAGGTGCCGCGGGTGTTTGTATCTGGTGCCGCGGTCACCAAAAAACCGAGGGGCAAACACGCGGCTAAAAGACCCGCTCCCGCGAAGAAACCCAGAAAGAAAGGGCCGTCCCGGCGGAGAATGAAGGACGGCCACAGGAAGTTGGCGAAAggtggaagaaagctgaaaaatGCCCCGAGAACAAGAGCAGCCAGGAAGGGCGAGATTGGAAATCGCCAAAGGACAAAGCCGAGGAAACCAACCAGACCGCtgaagaaaacagaaaatgatctGGCTGAGACATTGAACTCCGAGAAAGGAAACCAAGCTGGTTCGGTGCAGCAAGAGAGCACCTGAGTGTAGCAGATCATTTATAACAGATACAAcggctcttttcagagccacAAAAATATGTCATGAAAAGACCAAAACAATTGTGTGAAGTTTAATTTGGGATACTGCATGGAGGGAGATTGaacagttaacatagaaacaaagtcggtgcaggagtaggccattcggcccttcgaacctgcaccgccattcaatatgatcatggctgatcatccaactcagtatcgtgtacctgccttctctccataccccctgatccctttagccacaagggccacatctaactccctcttaaatatagccaatgaactggcctcaactaccttctgtggcagagaattccacagattcaccactctgtgtgaaaaaacgttctcatctcggtcctaaaagacttcccccttatccttaaactgtgaccccttcttctggacttccccaacattgggaacaatcttcctgcatccaactccttaagaattttgtaagtttctataagatcccccctcaatcttctaaattccagcgagtacaagccgagtctatccagtctttcttcatatgaatgtcctgccatcccaggaatcaatctggtgaaccttctctgtactccctctatggcaagaatgtctttcctcagattaggagaccaaaactgtacgcaatactccaggtgtggtctcaccaatgccctgtacaactgcagtagaacctccctgctcctatactcaaatccttttgctatgaatgctaacataccattcgctttcttcactgcgtgctgcacctgcatgcctactttcaatgactggtgtaccacgacacccaggtctcgttgcatctccccttttcctaatcggccaccattcagataatagtctgcttttctgttcgtgccaccaaagtggataacctcacatttatccacattatactgcatctgccatgcatttgcccactcacctaacctatccaagtcaccttgcagcctcctagcatcctcctcgcagctaacactgccccccagcttcgtgtcatccgcaaacttggagatgttgcattcaattccctcgtccaaatcattaatatatattgtaaatagctggggtcccagcactgagccttgcggtaccccactagtcactgcctgccattctgaaaaggacccgtttattcctactctttgcttcctgtctgccggccagttctctatccacatcaatactgaacccacaataccatgtgctttaagtttgcattctaatctcttatgtgggaccttgtcgaaagccttctggaagtccagatataacacatccactggttctcccttatccactctactagttacatcctcaaaaaattctatgagattcgtcagac contains these protein-coding regions:
- the LOC144607323 gene encoding histone H1-like, encoding MTDTARAKRAKRKTKGPQMTKKDTVSKLILQAVAATHERRGLSLVSVKKMLSGSGYDVTKNNSRINHAVRTLMNKGSLVNVTGTGASGSFKLSKEQKDEVPRVFVSGAAVTKKPRGKHAAKRPAPAKKPRKKGPSRRRMKDGHRKLAKGGRKLKNAPRTRAARKGEIGNRQRTKPRKPTRPLKKTENDLAETLNSEKGNQAGSVQQEST